The Streptomyces griseiscabiei genome includes a window with the following:
- a CDS encoding DUF7848 domain-containing protein → MKIQLASSNPDPAPGEAADPISRARAVVCHKEWTLQPDREPDAEPITYAMRCAVCDETSPTSIDFVEPQDWVLAHGGQNPSHHTYREIITRPWRAWWKP, encoded by the coding sequence ATGAAGATCCAACTCGCCTCGTCGAACCCTGACCCTGCTCCCGGTGAAGCAGCCGATCCGATTTCACGTGCCCGCGCCGTGGTCTGCCACAAGGAGTGGACCCTCCAGCCGGACCGGGAGCCGGACGCCGAGCCCATCACCTACGCGATGCGGTGCGCGGTCTGCGACGAGACCTCGCCGACCAGCATCGACTTCGTCGAACCGCAGGACTGGGTGCTCGCGCACGGCGGCCAGAACCCCTCCCACCACACCTACCGGGAGATCATCACCCGGCCGTGGCGAGCCTGGTGGAAGCCGTGA
- a CDS encoding helix-turn-helix domain-containing protein, translating to MVSVKQWTGREASALRAALRMSMRAFAEHLGVALRTVAKWESLGAETHPRPDTQAILDTALARADAAEQARFEEVLFPERTTAVRPADYETWTEDIERAVICVSRQDFPFASTLLNRWLGSRDPHHLDDKGLYLYGRSLVLLGDLQRDQGAILGPLSAIQSYRSAHGMFTELGIPRRAAQIELSLAVVQEMSGRLDASARQYELLSADERLSPRDRARARLWVGTALSKDGNNAYATQVMTSATHAFEELGEPEDWSVAHQKLALAHRGAGDLKQALHNIDIARTTGTLDSPMQRVRLDTAYGHILLSDRATRNDGLSVLDQAAQMARQYGLSHQLRSIEGIRKGQQR from the coding sequence GTGGTCAGCGTGAAGCAATGGACGGGCCGGGAGGCGAGCGCTCTGCGCGCTGCGCTGCGGATGAGTATGCGCGCCTTCGCGGAGCACCTTGGTGTGGCCCTGCGTACGGTGGCGAAGTGGGAGAGTCTGGGGGCGGAAACTCATCCACGGCCCGACACCCAGGCCATCCTCGACACCGCGCTCGCCCGTGCCGACGCCGCCGAACAGGCTCGGTTCGAAGAGGTGCTCTTCCCGGAACGGACGACGGCCGTGCGTCCTGCGGACTACGAGACCTGGACCGAGGACATCGAACGCGCGGTGATCTGCGTCAGTCGCCAGGACTTCCCCTTCGCCTCGACCCTGCTGAACCGCTGGCTGGGCAGCCGCGACCCGCACCACCTCGACGACAAGGGCCTCTATCTGTACGGCCGTTCGCTCGTTCTCCTCGGCGATCTTCAGCGGGACCAGGGCGCGATCCTCGGGCCGCTCTCTGCCATCCAGTCGTACAGGTCCGCGCACGGTATGTTCACCGAGCTCGGCATCCCGCGCCGGGCGGCGCAGATCGAGCTGTCCCTCGCCGTCGTGCAGGAGATGTCCGGCCGCCTCGACGCCTCCGCCCGTCAGTACGAACTGCTGTCCGCAGACGAGCGCTTGAGCCCCCGTGACCGGGCCAGGGCCCGCCTCTGGGTGGGCACGGCGTTGAGCAAGGACGGCAACAACGCCTACGCCACCCAGGTGATGACGTCCGCCACCCATGCCTTCGAGGAACTGGGCGAGCCGGAGGACTGGTCGGTCGCCCACCAGAAGCTGGCGCTCGCCCACCGGGGCGCCGGCGACCTCAAGCAGGCCCTGCACAACATCGACATCGCGCGCACCACGGGCACGCTCGACTCCCCGATGCAGAGGGTGCGGCTGGACACCGCGTACGGGCACATCCTTCTGTCGGATAGGGCGACCCGGAATGATGGGCTGTCCGTCCTCGACCAGGCGGCGCAGATGGCCCGGCAGTACGGCCTGAGTCACCAGCTGCGCAGTATCGAGGGCATCCGAAAGGGCCAGCAGCGATGA
- a CDS encoding YdcF family protein, producing MSQGVPVPEHQQRQITDEQFHDATLIWNYHQMGHEVRPCSAAIGLGSHDLGVATASADLYRVGLFPVVVFSGGNSPTTRARFPRGEAVHYREHALSLGVPDEAILVEPEAANTGQNITYSRELLAGAGVEVESLLLISKPYMERRSYATCRKLWPEAEVVCASEPLELEDYIKSIGDERLVVDMLVGDLQRVIEYPKLGFAVEQDVPGDVHDAYERLLGASFDSRLIGS from the coding sequence ATGAGCCAGGGAGTGCCAGTGCCGGAGCACCAGCAGCGCCAGATCACCGACGAGCAGTTCCACGACGCGACGCTGATCTGGAACTACCACCAGATGGGACACGAGGTGCGTCCCTGCTCGGCGGCGATCGGCCTGGGCAGCCACGACCTCGGGGTGGCCACCGCGTCCGCCGATCTCTACCGGGTCGGTCTCTTCCCCGTCGTGGTGTTCAGCGGCGGCAACAGCCCCACCACCCGCGCCCGTTTCCCGCGCGGCGAGGCCGTCCACTACCGCGAGCATGCACTGAGCTTGGGCGTCCCCGACGAGGCGATCCTGGTCGAGCCGGAGGCGGCCAACACCGGGCAGAACATCACCTACTCACGCGAGCTGCTGGCCGGGGCCGGTGTGGAGGTGGAGTCGCTGTTGCTGATCTCCAAGCCGTACATGGAACGCCGCTCGTACGCGACCTGCCGCAAGCTGTGGCCCGAGGCGGAGGTCGTGTGCGCCTCCGAGCCGCTGGAGCTGGAGGACTACATCAAGTCCATCGGCGACGAGCGGCTCGTCGTCGACATGCTCGTCGGCGATCTGCAGCGGGTGATCGAGTACCCGAAGCTCGGCTTCGCCGTCGAGCAGGACGTACCGGGGGACGTGCATGACGCTTACGAGCGCCTCCTGGGTGCCAGCTTCGACAGCCGCCTCATCGGTAGCTGA
- a CDS encoding WbqC family protein, translated as MADAVAERAATGGVCAIHQPNLFPRLSTLAKLYAADRWIVLDDVQFARRDYQHRARLASTDDPDRQQWLTLPTHLPHGRPTPVNQALLADPHRSRRTVGLLIRQFYGRSRHWLAVSEALEAVLDRFEDTNRVADLASTSTLALLTALGWSGEVLKSSSIPTRRGRSERLADLATVTGSTSYLCGTGGLRYLDPQPFAAHGITVVPFRTPENPDDRLWHCARRISSLWAVSEIGPTALTAALEGEREAHLLGVRRRQT; from the coding sequence GTGGCAGACGCGGTGGCAGAGCGCGCGGCGACGGGTGGCGTGTGCGCGATCCACCAGCCGAACCTCTTCCCGCGCCTGTCCACGCTGGCCAAGCTGTACGCCGCCGACCGGTGGATCGTCCTCGACGACGTCCAGTTCGCGCGACGCGACTACCAGCACCGTGCCCGGCTCGCTTCGACGGACGACCCCGATCGGCAGCAATGGCTCACCCTCCCCACACACCTGCCCCATGGGCGCCCGACTCCGGTCAATCAGGCACTGCTGGCCGATCCCCACCGCTCCCGGCGCACGGTCGGTCTCCTCATCCGCCAGTTCTACGGCCGTAGCCGCCACTGGCTGGCGGTGAGCGAAGCCCTCGAAGCGGTCCTCGACCGCTTCGAGGACACGAACCGCGTGGCAGACCTCGCGAGCACGTCGACGCTCGCCCTGCTCACCGCACTCGGCTGGAGCGGTGAAGTGCTGAAAAGCAGCTCCATCCCCACCCGCCGGGGCCGTTCCGAGCGCCTCGCGGATCTCGCCACGGTCACCGGCAGCACCAGCTACCTGTGCGGCACAGGCGGCCTGCGCTACCTCGACCCGCAGCCCTTCGCCGCCCACGGCATCACCGTCGTGCCGTTCCGGACACCCGAGAACCCGGACGACCGGCTCTGGCACTGCGCCCGACGCATCAGCAGCCTATGGGCGGTGAGCGAGATCGGGCCGACGGCCTTGACAGCCGCGTTGGAAGGCGAACGAGAAGCGCATCTCCTTGGAGTTCGCCGGAGGCAGACGTGA
- a CDS encoding DUF6879 family protein, with the protein MDLITSAQRDELFTSFERDAFHLELRDDYGSPIEDTPYARWQRGEPDDYAWLGPWTGLMKRVTSEGKTVRRVRVITEPHSPYIGWEHSLTHLNQKAGEDIRWLPRHQVTDGLTLPVDGNDWWLYDDRLLAVGHFDSEGRVLGSEIIKDMDIVAECVRIRDLFWTAAIPHAAYEPRHRNEPA; encoded by the coding sequence GTGGACCTGATCACCTCAGCCCAGCGCGACGAGCTGTTCACCAGCTTCGAACGCGACGCCTTTCACTTGGAGTTGAGAGACGACTACGGGTCCCCCATCGAGGACACCCCGTACGCCCGCTGGCAGAGAGGCGAGCCTGACGACTACGCATGGCTCGGGCCCTGGACGGGGCTCATGAAGCGAGTCACCAGCGAAGGAAAGACCGTGCGACGCGTCCGCGTCATCACGGAGCCGCACTCCCCGTACATCGGCTGGGAGCACTCGTTGACCCACCTCAACCAGAAGGCAGGGGAGGACATCCGGTGGCTGCCGCGCCATCAGGTGACGGACGGCCTGACGCTCCCGGTCGACGGCAACGACTGGTGGCTGTACGACGACCGTCTCCTCGCCGTGGGCCACTTCGACTCGGAGGGCCGCGTGCTGGGGTCGGAGATCATCAAGGACATGGACATCGTGGCCGAGTGCGTCCGCATACGTGACCTGTTCTGGACCGCCGCCATCCCACACGCCGCGTACGAGCCCCGACACCGAAACGAACCGGCCTGA
- a CDS encoding DUF317 domain-containing protein, which translates to MEAPLHPDHPSEPFRPDSPDPVYWVTPRHLAGDDDVLAERIGDTLLGLGWRLWPTSRHTLLYVSPDGLRGAEWILAAYPFELGGLPVAWQLSARSHPASVMAEWNAYFTTGVPYEALADLLVAFDAREAPDVGFDGPETVLDGLDARGWFRDVDRPATTATDPGFASHVSLEVLPPLIEDADPRTDLAGWQAWAEPVLGAPYLWCATFSASVPHDLVAEFASSLASPVPVPRRTVPESAEGRLTVVRRS; encoded by the coding sequence ATGGAGGCGCCCCTGCACCCGGACCACCCCAGCGAACCCTTCCGCCCCGACTCGCCGGACCCGGTGTACTGGGTCACCCCGCGTCACCTGGCCGGTGACGACGACGTACTCGCCGAACGGATCGGCGACACCCTGCTCGGCCTCGGCTGGCGCTTGTGGCCCACCTCCCGCCACACCCTTCTGTATGTGAGCCCGGACGGGCTGCGCGGCGCAGAGTGGATTCTCGCCGCCTACCCGTTCGAACTGGGCGGTTTGCCCGTGGCCTGGCAGCTGAGCGCCCGCTCCCATCCGGCTTCGGTGATGGCGGAGTGGAACGCGTACTTCACCACCGGCGTCCCGTACGAGGCACTGGCGGACCTCCTCGTGGCATTCGACGCGCGCGAGGCGCCCGACGTCGGCTTCGACGGTCCCGAGACGGTCCTCGACGGGCTCGACGCACGCGGCTGGTTCCGCGACGTGGACCGGCCCGCCACCACCGCCACCGACCCCGGCTTCGCCTCCCATGTGTCCCTGGAGGTGCTGCCCCCGCTCATCGAGGATGCCGATCCGCGCACCGACCTGGCGGGCTGGCAGGCGTGGGCGGAACCTGTGCTCGGCGCCCCGTATCTGTGGTGTGCGACCTTCAGCGCCAGCGTCCCTCACGATCTGGTCGCCGAGTTCGCGTCCTCGCTCGCCTCTCCGGTCCCGGTGCCCCGCCGCACCGTGCCCGAGAGCGCCGAGGGCCGGCTTACCGTCGTCCGCCGCAGCTGA
- a CDS encoding relaxase family protein, giving the protein MIPKIILGKGPQATRRTIGYLFGKGRANEHIDPHLVASWNDFAPDPGRSPHRDPKEVEAQLAAQLDQPVKMLGDKAPKYTVWHCPIRAAPEDPILTDAQWADIARRIVAAAGIAPDGDEEACRWVAVRHADDHIHIAATLVRQDGRRPRRDHDIRAVQREARQIEVDYGLRRLKPGDGTAARRPTSKEHFKAKRLGQDATSREILRLRVRRAMGAASTEAEFFALLEATGVTVRLKLGPSGDTLGCTFALPGDTNDKGEPVFYAGSTLAGDLSLPKIRQRLVATGPEPVAVRPGSPWHQATAATERIPHHLALSDDAVAQGQLAALGGALDLLPLTAPAAARAELERAAVAFERATRSRIAADHASARVLRRSVQAIWKDPAPRGDGAGLAMLLDVALTAVVYAMHWHRTREHAQQQAAAEQTLIHLRAAYAQVTGPVLAGLASRAPSTQTKRRYAHHLREAVPEQAERILADPAWDALATVLAEAEAAGHNATALLDRALNQRTLDDAHSPARALTWRIRRLGERHAPGSRAQAAKMHHTAKHPTAPHPQEPQARRR; this is encoded by the coding sequence TTGATCCCGAAGATCATCCTCGGCAAGGGGCCACAGGCCACGCGCCGCACCATCGGCTACCTCTTCGGCAAGGGCCGGGCCAACGAGCACATCGACCCACACCTGGTGGCCTCCTGGAACGACTTCGCCCCCGACCCCGGCCGCAGCCCGCACCGCGACCCCAAGGAAGTGGAGGCCCAGCTCGCCGCACAGCTCGACCAGCCCGTGAAGATGCTGGGCGACAAAGCACCCAAATACACGGTGTGGCACTGCCCCATCCGCGCCGCGCCTGAAGACCCGATCCTCACCGACGCCCAGTGGGCGGACATCGCCCGCCGGATCGTGGCCGCCGCCGGCATCGCCCCCGACGGGGACGAGGAAGCCTGCCGCTGGGTGGCCGTCCGCCACGCCGACGACCACATCCACATCGCCGCCACCCTCGTACGCCAGGACGGCCGCCGCCCCCGGCGGGACCACGACATCCGCGCCGTGCAGAGGGAAGCCCGCCAGATCGAAGTCGACTACGGGCTCAGGCGATTGAAGCCGGGCGACGGCACCGCCGCCAGGCGCCCCACCAGCAAGGAGCACTTCAAGGCCAAGCGCCTGGGCCAGGACGCCACCTCCCGCGAGATCCTGCGCCTGCGCGTCCGCCGCGCGATGGGCGCCGCCTCCACCGAGGCCGAGTTCTTCGCCCTGCTGGAGGCGACCGGGGTGACCGTGCGCCTCAAACTCGGCCCGTCCGGCGACACGCTCGGCTGCACCTTCGCCCTCCCCGGCGACACCAACGACAAGGGCGAGCCCGTGTTCTACGCGGGGTCCACCCTCGCCGGCGACCTCTCCCTGCCCAAGATCCGCCAACGCCTCGTCGCCACCGGCCCCGAACCGGTGGCTGTCCGTCCGGGCAGCCCCTGGCACCAGGCCACCGCTGCCACCGAACGCATCCCCCACCACCTGGCCCTCAGCGACGACGCGGTGGCCCAGGGCCAGCTGGCCGCGCTCGGCGGAGCACTCGACCTGCTCCCGCTCACCGCCCCCGCCGCGGCGAGGGCAGAACTCGAACGAGCCGCCGTCGCCTTCGAGCGCGCCACCCGCTCCCGCATCGCCGCCGACCACGCCAGCGCCCGCGTCCTGCGCCGCAGCGTCCAAGCAATCTGGAAGGACCCCGCACCTCGTGGCGACGGTGCCGGGCTGGCGATGCTGCTGGACGTCGCGCTCACCGCGGTCGTCTACGCGATGCACTGGCACCGCACCCGAGAGCACGCCCAGCAGCAGGCGGCAGCCGAGCAGACCCTCATCCACCTGCGGGCCGCGTACGCGCAGGTCACCGGACCGGTCCTGGCCGGCCTCGCCAGCCGGGCACCCAGCACGCAGACCAAACGCCGCTACGCCCACCACCTCCGAGAGGCGGTCCCCGAGCAGGCCGAGCGCATCCTGGCCGACCCGGCCTGGGACGCCCTGGCCACCGTGCTCGCCGAGGCGGAAGCGGCCGGGCACAACGCGACCGCGCTCCTCGACCGGGCCCTCAACCAGCGCACGCTGGACGACGCCCACAGCCCCGCCCGAGCACTGACCTGGCGCATCCGCCGCCTCGGCGAACGCCACGCGCCCGGCTCACGCGCCCAAGCAGCCAAGATGCACCACACCGCCAAGCACCCCACCGCTCCGCACCCGCAGGAGCCTCAAGCGCGACGACGCTGA
- a CDS encoding plasmid mobilization protein — translation MPQHSAPRRRLRDKQLRKRRIHPRYNDDEIALVQYAAALSRMNPGGYVAECALAAARADDPTAAVADYRALVKALMAANGQLGKVGSNLNQLTRHLNMDGALPHPHTVQRLLDRVEASITELDTAVARITDGR, via the coding sequence GTGCCGCAGCACTCCGCACCGCGTCGCCGCCTGCGTGACAAGCAACTGCGCAAGCGCCGCATCCATCCCCGCTACAACGACGACGAGATCGCCCTCGTGCAGTACGCCGCTGCCCTCAGCCGCATGAACCCCGGCGGTTACGTGGCCGAATGCGCGCTCGCCGCCGCCCGCGCCGACGATCCCACCGCCGCCGTCGCCGACTACCGTGCTCTGGTGAAGGCGCTGATGGCCGCCAACGGGCAGCTCGGCAAAGTCGGCAGCAATCTCAACCAGCTCACCCGGCACCTCAACATGGACGGCGCCCTGCCCCACCCCCACACCGTCCAACGGCTCCTGGACCGCGTCGAGGCGTCCATCACCGAGTTGGACACCGCCGTCGCCCGCATCACAGACGGGCGGTGA
- a CDS encoding zinc finger domain-containing protein produces MDRREVAAVLAYIGRLDPRTIRSGTDEARDQIAQWQELLGDVPFATDHGWDVREAVRNHVLDSPYPILPVDVARTWRAHRRARLDRHTDPTPAADPDDPVAWRAELLHARRAVAVGAAAPSTHRQITSSGSRRDIEGRLREIGSCIPPTVRAELARYRPTRAAREAAVAEGVPDTLSVRCEWCYAPVGAPCRQRRASPEGAARGNAVRATPHPSRIDLATARLDRRRVA; encoded by the coding sequence TTGGACCGACGCGAAGTAGCCGCCGTCCTGGCCTACATCGGCCGCCTCGACCCCCGCACCATCCGCAGCGGCACGGACGAAGCCCGTGACCAGATCGCCCAGTGGCAGGAACTGCTCGGCGACGTGCCGTTCGCCACCGACCACGGCTGGGACGTCCGCGAGGCGGTACGGAATCACGTCCTGGACTCGCCGTACCCGATCCTCCCCGTGGACGTCGCCCGCACATGGCGGGCCCACCGACGTGCCCGCCTCGACCGGCACACCGACCCCACGCCGGCTGCCGACCCGGACGATCCGGTCGCCTGGCGAGCCGAGTTGCTCCACGCGCGGCGCGCGGTCGCCGTCGGGGCCGCCGCCCCTTCGACGCACCGGCAGATCACCAGCAGTGGCTCTCGCCGCGACATCGAGGGACGTCTGCGTGAGATCGGGTCGTGTATCCCGCCGACAGTGCGCGCTGAGTTGGCCCGCTACCGGCCGACCCGCGCCGCGCGCGAGGCCGCCGTCGCCGAGGGTGTCCCCGACACACTGAGCGTCCGGTGCGAGTGGTGCTACGCGCCTGTGGGCGCACCATGCCGTCAACGACGGGCGAGTCCCGAAGGCGCTGCGAGAGGAAATGCCGTACGTGCGACTCCGCATCCGTCGCGCATTGATCTCGCCACTGCCCGACTCGATCGCCGGCGGGTCGCGTGA
- a CDS encoding helix-turn-helix domain-containing protein, whose protein sequence is MSYDAREWVWDHSRSKGTARMVLALIADRCLDGRCIAYASVPTLMKRANASRTAVRDALAKLVADGELVQLADRKGPRGETYYHLPRAARFLAEQSVEGDRNPAREGSESDPVGPATRGPEPDPGERNPTPGGYGIRPGGGTESDPQNGREPKVNGKSSSSAQHVTADQWQIDDSARAWLQQHGHLDRLGEPALQTAHEKWRTYRATYPPRTAAAWAADWRAWITRERAPAPGRPNLYAVPGGTSDAAPTAGMTRSEAHMAALLAALDEPTGSE, encoded by the coding sequence ATGAGCTACGACGCCCGCGAGTGGGTGTGGGACCACAGCCGAAGCAAGGGCACCGCCCGCATGGTGCTCGCGTTGATCGCCGACCGCTGCCTCGACGGACGCTGCATCGCGTACGCATCCGTGCCCACCCTCATGAAGCGGGCGAACGCCTCCCGTACCGCCGTACGTGACGCCCTGGCCAAGTTGGTCGCCGACGGCGAGCTGGTCCAGCTCGCCGATCGGAAAGGGCCACGCGGAGAGACGTACTACCACCTCCCGCGCGCCGCTCGGTTCCTCGCCGAACAGAGCGTCGAGGGGGACCGGAATCCGGCCCGCGAGGGGTCGGAATCCGACCCTGTCGGCCCCGCCACGCGGGGGCCGGAACCCGACCCCGGGGAGCGGAATCCGACCCCGGGAGGGTACGGAATCCGACCCGGCGGGGGCACGGAATCCGACCCCCAGAACGGTAGAGAACCGAAGGTGAACGGTAAGAGCAGCAGCTCTGCTCAGCACGTCACCGCCGACCAGTGGCAGATCGACGACAGCGCTCGGGCCTGGCTCCAGCAGCACGGCCACCTCGACCGCCTCGGCGAGCCGGCCCTGCAGACCGCCCACGAGAAGTGGAGAACCTACCGGGCGACCTACCCGCCCCGTACCGCAGCCGCCTGGGCCGCCGACTGGCGCGCCTGGATCACCCGCGAGCGCGCCCCCGCTCCAGGCCGCCCGAACCTCTACGCGGTGCCCGGCGGCACATCCGATGCCGCCCCCACCGCCGGCATGACGCGCTCCGAGGCGCACATGGCCGCCCTCCTCGCCGCCCTCGACGAACCGACCGGATCGGAGTAA
- a CDS encoding helix-turn-helix domain-containing protein, whose product MAARSLEIGPAGIRTARTIEILRTERGLAQRELAARVTALGRPMSNTMLSRIERAQRRCDIDDLVALAQALRVSPLALLTGSRSY is encoded by the coding sequence ATGGCAGCACGATCCCTGGAAATCGGTCCGGCCGGAATAAGGACCGCCCGCACCATCGAAATCCTCCGCACCGAACGCGGTCTCGCCCAACGTGAGCTGGCCGCTCGCGTCACCGCCCTCGGCCGCCCGATGTCCAACACGATGCTGTCCCGCATCGAACGCGCCCAACGCCGATGCGACATCGACGACCTCGTCGCCCTGGCCCAGGCCCTCCGCGTCTCGCCGCTGGCTCTCCTCACAGGGAGCCGGTCCTACTAG
- a CDS encoding helix-turn-helix domain-containing protein, with product MPDRLLTVAEAGELLGTGERFVRRLIAERRIRYVKLGRPVRIPESAITEYVEARTVEPVRRVRVRYGKAA from the coding sequence ATGCCTGACCGCCTCCTGACCGTCGCCGAGGCCGGCGAACTGCTCGGCACGGGCGAGCGCTTCGTCCGCCGCCTCATCGCCGAACGCCGCATCCGCTATGTCAAACTCGGCCGCCCGGTCCGCATCCCCGAGAGCGCGATCACCGAGTACGTCGAGGCGCGCACCGTCGAGCCGGTCCGCCGCGTCCGCGTCCGCTACGGGAAGGCGGCTTGA
- a CDS encoding tyrosine-type recombinase/integrase: protein MAGRKPQRRREFGTTRKLSSGRWQARYVGPDSRRYTAPETFDTKTDAQEWLNLTRADIERDHWRDPDAGAVNFEKYAVRWMEERGLAPTTLDRYDGLLRLHILPAFGGRNLDEVTSPSVRTWRAERLKATGATTVAKSYRLLKAILQTAVDDELLRTNPCRIKGAGKEEADERPTATIEQVFDLADAMGPRWRLMVLLGAFASLRPEELAELRRRSVDLDECSLRITLASPELTNGRRVTGDPKTRAGKRTVYLPDFMLPELRRHLQWFAEKERDGLLFVGEKGAPFRRSTFGRKWRKARTKVGMPENFRFYDLRHTGNTLAADTGAKLKDLMVRAGQSSERAQLIYQHSTAKHQRKLAHGIDVEVRQQLRESSAARQQAREA from the coding sequence ATGGCAGGGCGCAAGCCACAGCGGCGGCGCGAGTTCGGAACGACGCGGAAGCTGTCGTCCGGCCGCTGGCAGGCCCGCTACGTCGGCCCCGACAGCCGGCGATACACCGCGCCGGAGACGTTCGACACCAAGACCGACGCGCAGGAGTGGCTCAACCTCACCCGCGCCGACATCGAGCGCGACCACTGGCGCGACCCCGACGCCGGAGCCGTGAACTTCGAGAAGTACGCAGTCCGTTGGATGGAGGAACGGGGCCTGGCTCCTACCACCCTCGACCGCTATGACGGCCTCCTCCGCCTCCACATCCTGCCGGCCTTCGGGGGCAGGAACCTGGACGAGGTCACCTCGCCCTCGGTCCGCACGTGGCGCGCCGAACGCCTCAAGGCGACCGGCGCCACCACCGTCGCCAAGTCGTACCGCCTCCTGAAGGCGATCCTGCAGACGGCGGTCGACGACGAACTCCTGCGCACCAACCCGTGCCGGATCAAGGGGGCAGGCAAGGAGGAGGCGGACGAGCGTCCCACCGCGACCATCGAGCAGGTCTTCGACCTCGCCGACGCCATGGGTCCGCGCTGGCGCCTCATGGTCCTGCTCGGCGCCTTCGCCTCCCTCCGCCCGGAGGAACTGGCCGAACTGCGCCGTCGCAGTGTCGATCTCGACGAATGCTCCCTGCGGATCACGCTCGCCTCCCCCGAGCTGACCAACGGCAGGCGTGTCACCGGCGACCCCAAGACCCGGGCGGGCAAACGCACCGTGTACCTGCCCGACTTCATGCTCCCGGAGTTGCGTCGCCACCTTCAGTGGTTCGCCGAGAAGGAGCGCGACGGCCTCCTCTTCGTCGGCGAGAAGGGCGCTCCCTTCCGCCGCTCGACCTTCGGTCGCAAGTGGCGCAAGGCGAGGACCAAGGTCGGCATGCCGGAGAACTTCCGCTTCTACGACCTCCGCCACACCGGCAACACGTTGGCCGCCGACACTGGTGCCAAGCTGAAGGACCTCATGGTCCGCGCCGGCCAGTCGTCGGAGCGTGCCCAGCTGATCTATCAGCACTCGACGGCGAAGCACCAGCGAAAGTTGGCCCACGGTATCGACGTGGAGGTGCGCCAGCAGTTGCGCGAGTCGAGTGCGGCGCGGCAGCAAGCACGCGAGGCGTAG